A single Pseudanabaenaceae cyanobacterium SKYG29 DNA region contains:
- a CDS encoding sulfite exporter TauE/SafE family protein, producing the protein MEQQQILGYVLASLIGISLGLIGGGGSILTVPVLVYVMGVNATLATAYSLFIVGITALVGSLTYFQKKLVSIKTAIVFSIPAFTSVYLVRRFVIPAIPKEIFSLYGFTLTRDILLMLVFAGLMIFASVSMIRDEKGKGPEVTEEEHEPEFNLPLIFGEGVVVGGLTGFVGAGGGFMIIPALVLFARLPMKMAVGTSLLIIAAKSLIGFIGDVTNPELTIDWELLISFSFIACVGIFIGSYLSTFIPGAKLKQAFGWFVAVMGVYIIAKETLLGK; encoded by the coding sequence ATGGAACAACAACAGATTTTGGGTTATGTTTTGGCTTCTCTGATTGGCATTTCTTTGGGTCTAATCGGCGGAGGGGGGTCTATATTAACCGTCCCTGTGTTGGTTTATGTAATGGGGGTAAATGCTACCCTGGCTACAGCCTATTCCCTCTTTATTGTGGGCATCACAGCTTTGGTGGGTTCTCTCACTTATTTCCAGAAGAAATTGGTTAGTATTAAAACTGCTATTGTTTTCTCCATTCCAGCTTTTACTTCTGTTTATTTGGTGCGTAGATTTGTCATTCCTGCTATTCCTAAGGAAATTTTCAGTCTTTATGGTTTTACACTAACTAGGGATATTCTATTGATGTTGGTGTTTGCGGGTTTGATGATCTTTGCTTCTGTATCTATGATTAGAGATGAAAAAGGTAAGGGACCAGAAGTAACAGAGGAAGAACATGAGCCAGAGTTTAATTTGCCTCTCATTTTTGGTGAGGGGGTAGTTGTGGGAGGATTAACTGGTTTCGTGGGAGCAGGGGGTGGTTTTATGATCATTCCTGCCCTGGTTTTGTTTGCTAGACTGCCTATGAAGATGGCGGTGGGTACTTCTCTCTTAATCATTGCTGCTAAATCCTTGATTGGTTTTATTGGAGATGTAACTAACCCTGAATTAACGATCGATTGGGAGTTATTGATTTCCTTCTCTTTCATTGCTTGTGTGGGAATTTTTATAGGCTCATACCTGTCTACTTTTATCCCAGGAGCAAAGTTGAAGCAGGCATTTGGTTGGTTTGTGGCAGTAATGGGCGTTTATATTATTGCTAAGGAAACTCTGCTGGGTAAATGA
- a CDS encoding ABC transporter ATP-binding protein, which produces MQPLLEVRDVSLQYPGQASRAVDGVSFSLKQGEILALLGPSGCGKTSLLRLIAGFELPQVGTIVVNGQVLSSPDRCIPPEQRNIGIVFQDFALFPHMTVYQNVAFGLRRSQSAGAVMEVLERVRLQDYKDQYPHQLSGGQQQRVALARVLVTNPILVLLDEPLSNIDVQLRSSLRRELREILQQAGTTSIWVTHDQEEAMAVADWIGVMQGGKLEQLDTPQGIYCQPKTPFVAQFVSQANLLPLPLAAVAGLQELPATNGAKEKQLMILQEDICLQVYQDSDCVITDRVFLGREWVYYVKLPSSQELIARVSNRCAPLPVGTKVAIGGKWQLI; this is translated from the coding sequence GTGCAGCCACTACTAGAGGTTAGAGATGTATCCCTGCAGTATCCAGGGCAGGCAAGTAGGGCAGTAGATGGGGTTAGTTTTAGCCTCAAGCAGGGGGAGATTCTAGCTTTGCTAGGTCCATCGGGCTGTGGGAAGACTAGTTTGCTCCGTTTGATTGCAGGGTTTGAGTTGCCTCAGGTAGGCACGATCGTGGTTAATGGTCAGGTTTTGTCTAGTCCCGATCGGTGTATTCCCCCAGAACAGCGCAATATTGGTATTGTTTTCCAGGATTTTGCCCTCTTTCCCCATATGACGGTGTATCAAAACGTGGCTTTTGGGTTGCGGCGCTCCCAGTCCGCAGGGGCAGTGATGGAAGTACTAGAGCGAGTGAGATTGCAGGACTACAAGGATCAGTATCCTCACCAACTCTCTGGCGGACAGCAACAGCGGGTAGCATTGGCGCGAGTCTTGGTTACTAATCCTATTTTGGTACTCTTGGATGAACCCCTTAGTAATATTGATGTGCAGTTGCGTAGCAGTCTCAGGCGGGAATTGCGGGAGATTTTGCAACAGGCGGGCACGACTTCGATTTGGGTCACCCACGACCAAGAAGAGGCAATGGCGGTAGCGGATTGGATTGGCGTGATGCAGGGGGGCAAGTTGGAACAATTAGATACACCCCAGGGGATTTACTGCCAGCCCAAAACTCCTTTTGTCGCGCAGTTTGTTTCCCAGGCTAATTTATTGCCCTTGCCCCTTGCAGCGGTTGCTGGTTTACAGGAATTACCAGCTACGAATGGCGCAAAGGAGAAACAATTGATGATCCTACAGGAAGACATTTGTCTGCAGGTATACCAGGATTCTGATTGTGTGATTACCGATCGAGTGTTTCTGGGCAGGGAATGGGTTTACTATGTCAAATTGCCCTCTAGTCAAGAATTAATTGCCCGTGTTTCTAATCGCTGTGCACCTCTACCCGTGGGGACAAAGGTAGCAATTGGGGGGAAATGGCAACTAATTTAA
- a CDS encoding sulfite exporter TauE/SafE family protein — protein sequence MMGQIGGYFLASLIGISLGLIGGGGSILTVPVLVYVMGVNATRATAYSLFIVGITALVGSLDYCRKRLISWQAAVVFSLPAFSSVFVVRKYLIPAIPREVLRVGSFILTKDIFLMVVFALLMIFASVSMIRDRKNGKEEEVLSLNSPLIGVTGLLVGGVTGLVGAGGGFMIIPALVNFAHLPMKKAVGTSLLIIATNSLIGFIGDLMSPTETIDWNLLISFSFIACLGIFFGSYLSNFIPGARLKKGFGWFVAVMALYILAKEIAG from the coding sequence ATGATGGGACAGATTGGGGGCTACTTTCTTGCTTCTCTGATTGGCATATCCCTGGGGTTAATTGGCGGTGGCGGTTCGATCCTAACGGTGCCAGTCTTGGTCTATGTCATGGGCGTAAATGCTACTCGTGCTACTGCCTATTCCCTATTTATTGTTGGCATAACCGCTTTGGTGGGCTCATTAGATTACTGCCGCAAGCGCTTGATCAGTTGGCAGGCAGCTGTGGTTTTCTCTCTGCCCGCTTTTTCCTCTGTTTTTGTGGTACGCAAGTATCTGATACCAGCTATTCCCAGGGAAGTTCTAAGAGTAGGGAGTTTCATTCTCACTAAGGATATTTTCTTAATGGTGGTGTTTGCCTTATTGATGATATTTGCCTCTGTATCTATGATTAGGGATAGGAAAAATGGCAAGGAGGAGGAGGTATTATCCCTGAACTCGCCTTTAATTGGTGTTACAGGTTTACTAGTGGGGGGAGTGACTGGTTTGGTGGGGGCGGGAGGCGGTTTTATGATCATTCCTGCGCTGGTGAATTTTGCCCATTTACCAATGAAAAAGGCAGTTGGTACTTCCCTACTTATTATTGCTACTAATTCCCTCATTGGCTTTATAGGTGACTTAATGAGTCCCACAGAAACAATTGACTGGAATCTCCTCATTTCTTTTTCTTTCATTGCTTGTTTGGGTATTTTCTTTGGTTCTTACTTGTCTAACTTTATTCCTGGGGCAAGGTTAAAAAAGGGGTTTGGTTGGTTCGTAGCTGTTATGGCTCTTTACATCCTAGCCAAGGAAATTGCTGGCTAA
- the murF gene encoding UDP-N-acetylmuramoyl-tripeptide--D-alanyl-D-alanine ligase, which yields MLLTDLIAVTQGTFNQAEIPSQPIVAINTDSRTLQPGQVFVALRGARFDGHDFVPQAIDRGAVVAIVENDLPGYPCLVVENTLLAYQRIARWWRQKSNITVIGVTGSAGKTTTKELISKLLGFYCPPGKTVHYSHANFNNDIGVAKTLLEIKPDRHQFAVIEMAMRGQGEIDRLSSIALPDVAVITNIGTAHIGRLGSKAAIAKAKCEILQHLQGTAVLNGEDELLLSTAKSTWGGKTITYGIDRGDIRGEVQGDYITVDTLTWKLPLPGRHNALNFLAGISVLYALNLDPRISTTAPLELTLPQGRTNLITLSNGIKVLDETYNASPEAVVASLHLLQSIPGRHWAVLGTMKELGEYSPQLHRWVGEEINKLGIYGLVILADEDTKEIFHAATNIPQKFACSTQTEILQLLHQETQPGDVILCKASRSIGLDQLVAQLQQSMN from the coding sequence ATGTTACTGACTGACCTTATCGCTGTTACCCAAGGTACTTTTAATCAAGCAGAAATACCATCACAACCGATCGTTGCTATCAACACCGACAGCCGCACCCTGCAACCAGGGCAGGTATTTGTAGCTTTACGGGGGGCAAGATTTGATGGACATGATTTCGTCCCCCAAGCGATCGATAGGGGTGCAGTTGTGGCTATTGTGGAAAACGATTTACCAGGTTACCCCTGCTTAGTAGTAGAAAATACCCTGCTTGCCTATCAAAGAATTGCCAGGTGGTGGCGACAGAAAAGTAATATTACTGTGATTGGGGTAACGGGTTCGGCGGGCAAAACTACTACCAAAGAGCTAATCAGTAAACTATTAGGTTTTTACTGCCCCCCTGGTAAGACAGTACACTATAGCCATGCCAACTTCAATAATGATATTGGCGTAGCAAAAACTCTGCTGGAAATCAAGCCCGATCGCCATCAATTTGCTGTGATAGAAATGGCAATGCGAGGGCAGGGGGAAATCGATCGGTTATCATCTATTGCTCTACCTGATGTAGCTGTAATTACCAACATTGGCACAGCCCATATTGGTCGCCTAGGCTCCAAGGCAGCCATTGCCAAAGCTAAGTGTGAAATTCTCCAGCACCTGCAGGGTACAGCAGTATTAAATGGGGAAGATGAATTACTATTAAGCACAGCTAAGTCAACTTGGGGAGGAAAAACTATTACCTATGGCATCGATCGGGGAGATATACGGGGAGAAGTGCAGGGAGATTATATCACTGTTGATACCCTCACTTGGAAACTACCCTTACCAGGCAGACACAATGCCTTGAATTTCTTAGCAGGGATTTCTGTACTTTATGCCCTCAATTTAGACCCCCGAATTAGTACGACAGCCCCCCTAGAGTTAACCCTCCCCCAAGGGAGAACTAACCTAATTACTCTGAGCAACGGCATCAAAGTTTTGGATGAAACCTATAATGCTTCTCCTGAAGCAGTGGTTGCCTCCCTCCATCTCTTGCAATCAATACCTGGCAGACATTGGGCAGTCCTAGGCACTATGAAAGAACTAGGGGAATATAGCCCTCAGCTACACAGATGGGTAGGAGAAGAAATCAATAAATTGGGCATTTATGGTCTTGTCATTTTAGCAGATGAAGATACAAAGGAAATTTTCCACGCTGCCACCAACATACCCCAGAAATTTGCCTGCTCCACCCAAACAGAAATTCTTCAACTCCTCCACCAAGAAACTCAGCCAGGGGATGTAATTCTATGTAAGGCATCCCGATCGATCGGGTTAGACCAACTGGTAGCACAACTCCAGCAAAGTATGAATTAA